A region of the Vigna unguiculata cultivar IT97K-499-35 chromosome 9, ASM411807v1, whole genome shotgun sequence genome:
ACAAGGAATCTTATATCTTATTTAAGACTAACAGGTTAGGAGGGTGACTTGTTTGTCGCTAAATCACGCAAAGATCCTTAAAATGTGGCATTGAGTGGCCCGGAAAAGAGCTTATTGCTACTACCACCGTGCACATGCATGTTCATAATGAAGGATAcgttgataaataaagaaacgctgacataaatattaaaaatgctGCGATCCTTaataataagaaagaaaacCAACTTAGCCCCGTCCAAACATTAAGTTCTCAATTCATAAATGACACTAATATCAATGACAAAGAAAGTTGGAAAACATTGGCTTACTCAACAATAGTCCGATCCAGAAACTAAACACTGTTCTTAAAATGACACTATAAAACTAACAGACCCTTCGGCGGGGTCAAATTTGATATAGAAGGAATTACTCTTTCTTGGTGTAGTGCCGGACAACAAAGGCCAAGCCCAATATGAGGAGGGGGACCAGGAATTGCAAGATCTTGATCACAACATCCGAAGTCTTATCAGAACTGTACAGAACTTGCTGAGGTGGAGCGTAGGTCCGCTTCAGGGGAACAGTTGATGAATCAATCTCACCAATGTAGTATTTTGCCATCATATCTCTTGCAGTATCACTGTGCCCCACGTCTTCAAAATCATTAGTTGCATCTTTCCCTGTATCCAGCAAGTGATAACAATCAATATGGTAACATTTAGGAGCTTTTATCAATAACCTTCGGATGATATAAACACACCTGTGGCAGACAACAAAACCTCATCACCTCCGGGATGTTCCTCCATGAAAGGGGTGACATCATACACCTGATATTGTTGAAGCAAATTATTTTGTTCAGTGGCAGAAATTAACATCGTAACAAAAGTAGAATTCAAGCTACAGAATAAAAAATCATGTCATTATACGTGGGGTTCTGATCTGCACTCCTTTAGGGGTATTTGAATAGGCCACAAAATATGACATTACCATCTCaggtaaaatttaaatagaaaaaaataggctTGCTTGTTCTATCGTTCAGAATAGTGAAAGAGGGTTAAAGTGAGAAAACATCAGATTGCATCAAGAGCAATGAAGTTTACCATAGCCTTTCGCATCTAGGGAAGATCACCCCTCAACGCATATATCACAAACATCTTTCTGTTTCTAGGAACATAAACAACTTGCATAAAAAAGATGCCCACTCAGCTACTTCTGTGAGAGTAGTCACTGTCCTTGCTGTAATGTTTGGAAGTTGGGAGGTGACAAAACGAGAAGGAATCAAATTGATGAAAGGTACGTGAGGCTAATGAATTTCGTGCCCCTTGTTTGGATGATTAGAATCCTACCAAGCCCCCCAATTCGGAAACTTTAAAATACCCATGAAAATTAATACAGAAGCAATTTTGAGGTGTTGCGTGATAATAACTGTCTAACTCCAAATATCTTCAGAAACCCCCAAACAAGCAggctatttaaaaaaaaaaaaaaaaaagcttccCCTCTCATATCACATCACATCTAAATCAGCGGTCTAATCCAAATTCCAAACCAGCACGCATCAACAGAATCCAAGTGACAAAGCATTTACAGTATAGTGAATATACAAATGACATATGAAAGTAACTACCTACAGATTGAATAGGAtctattgatattttaatatatatttatgaaatattttaacagTAGTACTTTCAGTAGTCTGTGAGATGTTCCACTGTCAAAGGTATGGACTCAAAATTATTGTGTGATATGATACCATAACAAGAAAAATTCACATAGTAATAGACATTGTTAGATATGGGTGTGTTGGGATGGGCAAATCCGTCACTCAATCCGATAAAAAGATCTTGGGTTAGCAAACTCATCACCCAGTCCAATCAAAAGATCTTAGGTTGGATTGGtctctacattttttttattagaccGAATCCACCCTTAATCATGTTAGATTGGGTTGATGGGTggattatgaaaatttttatttttgataaaatttgtgatttcaaaatcaacttttagaaaataagttatattatttaatattaaaaaatagaatagtttaatatttcaaagataaacatataattaacaggataaagaattaaatttaataacagTCAtattcctattattattattattattattattatttaataatttcaatcTGGTTGGATTCGATATTTAACATACAGAACAGGTCGTCAAACCCATACGAGATTGGATTGGATTTGACCCATTGCAATACATTGCAAAAACAACTCAACCCGATTTGGGTTGGATTGGGTAGCCGGGATTAATAGACCCAATTAACACCCTATGATTGGAGCTGCCCACATACTAACATTGAGGATGAGCACCAGTAACTATCAATCAGTGACAGATTAAAAATATGCCAAATTCAAACGAAACAAATAATCATTAGAACTACGAGATGAGATTATGCACAACGTTGAAAGAACCTCTGATTTAGtcttttatgtgtttttatttaaatctaaCCTTTGCGTAAGATGTATAAAGCAAAGTTTATCGTACTCCTAAGTTGAAATAGATCAATTCATGATGAAAGAATCATTCTCCCCCTGATCCAGATAGCAGAATTGATACTCTTGATCCTTCTGGGGTGTTTTCATGCAAATCATTTCTTCAATTCTCAAATCACGGGTTTATTAGAGAAATATTTGACCTCAATAAACCCATTTACAACTCAAGGGCAAGTTTCACAGAGAtctcattttgtttttaattttcaaaggTTCGTATAGGAAGTAGtggaaagacaaaaaaaaatattttgactgTTTTctgttaaaagaaaattgaaaatcaaaagTGAGAACAAagtgatatttttgtaaataagagTGCAAGCAGAAATTTCACTCCAAAGGACCACTAAGGATACGTTTTCTTTTCagttgaaaaagtaaaaaattccAGCTGAACTCAACTACAaacttttaaattcaattggGCGTGAGTTAGACACAAGCTAGACACAAGCATGTAGTCTTTTAGTTAAACAGCTGCTCTTGGCAAAACTAATGACCAACGACACATAAATGCACAAGCTACGCATAGAAAAcgtaaaaggaagaaaataaaattgaccaATTCAGTATAGCAGGGGAACAAGAGATGAGATCAAACGAATGAAGCTTTATCTTAAACCCCAAAAGGCATACACTAAACCCGTTGTCGTTTCTCCAAGAGAATCAATTATTGAAGCAAATCGGAAATTCttcaaaagaaagaagaaacagACCTTTCCCGAAATGACGAGCCAACAATCCTTGGTCTTGTTGTGGTTTGCGACCTCCGCGAAAGTGTGAATTTTCCGATCTGAAGCCATTGTTCTATTCACTGCGAccacaaaattaaaagaagaacaTAGGACccagaaaaaattaaagtcaaaCCCACTATTCTATGTTTCTTAAGAGACAATATAATGAGGAGAGGATCTAAAGAATCGCGAAAGGGAACTGCAATCAATCATCCGAAAAGAGAATTGACGGAAACGTGATTGCTATGATTCTATGAATTGAAGTGAATCGGTGAAAAAAATTGTGGTTGGGGATGACATCAATACTCACCAAAGAAGAAAAGGGTTTGATTCCGCTCCTACACAGAAACAGATCCTTCACCACTCTCACACTGTAGTGTTGTGTCAAACACGCTTCCCTTTCTCTATATTTGGTGACCGCTTACATAGCTATATATGCTTTCTTCTACATCCTACGCAGCCAAAATAACCTCGTAGGATCCCCAAATTACAGAAttgacacaaaaaaaaaaatcaatttctcatgctaataataataataataccttGAATAATTGTATGGTCTGAGTGATTCCCAAAGATTTTCAGGATAAAGATAGGTTATTTGGAAACTTCTAGTAAGAATACATTTCACACGTGCTGGAAGAATTAGGTAAGTGGTTAATAAGTAGGTAACATATAACActgaaatataaagaaaaaataaaataaaagtgtttaGTTagagtgataaaaaaatttgacagaatatgaatataaataggTACAATGAATCTTTCACACATGAGTTTTATAAAGATTTTccatgatttttcttttatttatttccatgtcactttatttttagaatttcaCGTCACATCTACGataaatcttttataaaatctaATCTTTGGATTTAAGACCTAATTTAAACTTTGGCCAATGGTTGTTACTTTcgttttctttctcctctctaaacatattactatatttttatttttagaagcaaacaaaagataatattattttttttttaggacACACTAGCTGTACTAGTTTTGTCTTTATTAGGATACTATTCATTTCTACTCCTTATGCACGAGTAGAGGATTGAATTTACtcgattaatttttaaaaaaatattaaagtttaacTCTATTTCTAAACATTCACATAGTGtacataatatttgaaaaaataaatcatattttgtctcttctaattttatatatttgttccCTCCTTAATTGTGTTTccaaattttttacttttatattaaaaaatttattgaattaaaacctaaataatttctaattgtaGGATCTTGTATCTGTCACTGTtcttaaggtttttttttttttgttttgtttctatGGATGCTACTGATATCAGAAATATGAAAAGATGAATGTGCGAATAGGTTGATACTTTATTACTGCTCATTCTCATACACCAATTTAGAAGAATAAATATCCTTAGAGGTGTTGGTTAGAGACGAatactttgatttatttttaaattttcatgacTTTCTGacttcttacatttttttttataacaaagcTAATCAATTAAAGGAAATGGCTTCCATGCATTATATGTCCCATtcatttcaattaaaacttttaataaaccaacattaaaaatattaataacaaaattaatgacattaattatagtaattaaaatttcaattaatattgataatatcaaatttaacaaatgataaatttatttttaattttaattaatattaataataacaataatgaatattaacactagtttaaataataatataaaataaattcttaagatagtgatttgaaatttattccaaaaaaatttatttttatttttatatcttttcattttaatctttgtttcattacaattaagaaattcaatttcatttttatataattttcactACTTAAACTTAAATATACATGACATCTCTACATAAGAAAAACGTCtacttttatcaattaaaatgtttttttaatttattatacctATCAAATTATTGACAAACTTTCAAGAAACTTTTCTTTCAaactcacttatttatcctttcaaattttttaattcaaacaacATCACAATATCCTTTATCATCCCTGCAAATTCATCTACTCACCTTTCCTCACATTCGTTCTCCAATCCAAACACTACTTAAGATTtgttgacaaaaatattttgcataagtattttctaaataattaaatactttaaaaataactaGAATATAGATAACTCAAAAATCAGATCTTTGAGAAGTTGAGGAAGAGATTTATTAAACAGGTATTCCTTGTATCATAACTgtacatttaatttttcaagtttCAATTACATTCATTTCAAATGGTGTAAATATGCAATTTTAGTAGTTTAAACTTTAATGGTCTCAACTGAATCTTTCTTATACTTCAATTATTATGTTAGTTTTTATACTAATAAGATTTTATTTCGTGTTTTGtaaagattattttaaaatgtaatataattaaaattttaacaatttaattatttatttatagtttaatcatctttctaaaattattaaaattttctttaacttttttttaaaaaaaaaagttttgaaattgtttttgattatttttttatagagtGACAGTAAGAGATGTGACAAAATGAGGATTAGTTTTGAGTAAAAGTAAGTTTTACTCTTTCTTCATATCTTaagtttttctctctttcttttttgtataaGTTGCATGTGGGGTTTTTATTACAGCATGATAATCACACATCTTGAGATCTGATTAGAACTCATTTagcttttttaatattttttgaaacaatTTACTTGTAAATTAAGGTATGGGGActtgattaattaaatataattcacTCAAgtttttaagtataattatttgaaaggaTATTTGTATTGAGTTGATGAGGTTGACATTGTATTAAGGTAAAATTTGATAGAGGTATGTATATTACTTATAACTTTATCTTTAATCAAATGTACATTTGTATTAATTGTATTctgatattttaaaagttataaaaaatggataatcttttaatttatttatcagAGAGATTGATGAATTTGTTTTGAAGGTATATGTTTACGTAtaaattttagtgttttttttaatggaacTGTTAAGTTGTCAGGCTATATATTTGGAGTCATGATGTAACTCTCATCGTGATTTGAATAGTAGGTTGTGAAACATGTTAGTACGGATAAAATTGGATAACTAAACAGTTGATTGATTGTCTtaagttttgtaaaatttttggttttctatattttttaactcaacATTAATTAACTCCATTAAGTGGATTTTAATCTATAAGTAAATtggaaatataataaaaaaaaattatacttttgacttccattttttttttactttcatcttTCACCTTTGACATGACTTAGTGTGGATTATTAattctttgaaaagaaaatgtaatagTACATTAATCAATAACTCACACTAAATCACACCACgagtaaaaaaatgagaatcatAATATCATTGATATTTGTACTGTATGTCCCATCGATCACTCGGTCAAAATCAATCCTCAGGCCCATCAAACAAGGTTGGAAAAACTCGTGTATAAAACACCATCGGTCGAACGGTCGGGTAAATAAATTGTGGACCATCGGTCAATTGGTTCTACGAACGAACCACATAACCTCGTTAAGAGACCAGCGGTCGAACGACCTGGTGAATAAATTGTAGGACCATCGGTCAAACGGTTATACAAATAAGTCACGGTATCGCCATAAGCAATTGGTTGATCGGTCTCAAAAGCCAACCACGTCCAGGTCCATCGGTCAATCGGTAACACATAAACGAGTGACATTTTGATCCCCAACGGGACATCGATCGATCGGCCTCGCACGAACAACACATTAACCTAATAAAGGACAATCACTTGATCAACCATTGGGTCGGTCGGTCGATCAGTATCTAGATTCGCGTAATCCTTTACATGCGTTTGTCGGTTGATCAGCCATATGCGAATCGTTCACTTGTTAAAAACAAAGTATAACTAACCCAGTCAAGCGGTCATCGGTCGCACGGTCAAACAACCAGTCAATCAGGTTAATTAACGTTAAACGAGTCAGTAATCTTGATTAAAGGATCATTGGGCCGcgattaaggaaccctaatcacaAGCCCACACCGAgaactataaatagggcccaaaggtaggttggtaagCATCTtaaattcgcatttattacagcagTTACACTGATATACCGATCGGTTCTTTACTGACTTAAACATCGAAGCCCTTTAGACAGGTACCCGATCGTCATCCCAACCGATCGAGCTAAGGAGTGGATTTTCTTGGAGAAGTTATCGTTGCAGTGGAGTAAGCCTGAAGAGGTTCTTTAGTAGGCTcttggtccctacacccgaaacaatATTGATAGATGAATTCCAACACATGAGTAAATAAGcaatttaagtaattaaatttgtttaacaatcttaaaatttattcagcggtatgacttttcaaatataaataaaatgatatcaaACGTAATTTTTCTATGTATTTTTCATCTACTTTTCTCAACATTCTTTCTTTGAATATTAGTATATTCAAAATTGATTGTatatgtattgtttttttttttttttatgttgagaTGAATCGAAAGTTTTAAGATTTGAATACGTGGTGAGAAGTTTGTTAATAGAATGACGAATTTTAAAGACATTTTTGTTAAAAGCTGTAAATTGAAGTGCTTTTATTTCATATAGAAGCGCAACTTTTGTTGTTTGAATGTACTGGAAAAAAATAgaagtatattattttagaattttttgcTGTATAGCTTATGCTCGTATATTCCATATCATAAGAGAAAGAGGTTTTTGGACAATGGAGAAAAATgcatttttcttgatttaagtAGGTAACTAAAagcatacaaattttaaaaaataaaaatataattcattcaattattttcattcatacatttttgttttttctaaattaatggATGCATGTCGATGAACTTATCTTTGATGAGTATAGTTGTTTTGCTTGTATGGTTTGAATTCTGCCTCTTGTAGTGAAGTTGTGGAAATATCCACTGATTACATGTGAAACTTGCTGTTTGAATTATACTTCGCGTAACTGAATCCACAAGTTGTGAAAATATCCACTAGTTACAtgtgaaatttgttgtttgaattATGCTTCTTTTAGTTGAATCCAATGCAAATATTCATTGGTTATCTGTGGAACTTGCTGATGTGAATTCTACATCCTGGATCCAAATGCACACGTTGTGCGAAAATCCACAGGTTACTTATGGAAccttctatttatttttttcacttttaacaTGAACTCTCACATCCTCTCTATTATGTGTGgcaatttgttttctttgtgtttCATGAAATTTTACTAGTTGTTTGTAAACACTGATATTTCATAGTTCTTATTACatggaattatgaaatatgaaaacgTGATTAAGAATGTATATAATTGTGATAATACTAATGTTGTGAAACTGTGATGATAATGAGTTTGTTGATACATACGAGCATTGTATGTGtttgacgtaattccatggggGGTCTCCTGGGGatgttttatggtgatgttatttttagtgtatgcattggactatggattcaagtaaggtgaCATCCTGGAGCTCTAATGATCATTCGCACTCAAATAGAGTAAAATTggtcatgtggtgagagtaggaGGAGGTTGTAGTCTATGGTAGCATAATGGCCCTAGATGATGATGGATTGTGTGTGGTATGGTGAAATCCATTAGTAATGCCTCTACAAAACAGTagaggtcaccacaagtgcaagtctCTATGATTTTGATCCCAAATGCATATATCTGGATACTTGAGTTCAATATCAACTGTTTGTGTGCAATTATGTGAATTATTGTAGTTTACCCAGGTATAGCTTATAATTGATATGTTTTAAATGGTCTTAGGATAACTCTTTTGTATACTAGTTTAGCCTTGCACTTTGTGGTCTagtgttgttttcttcttttgcgatAATCACCATTTTGGTTGGAACAGTTCAAGTTGCAGGTTTAGAGACACTTCTGAAAAATGAGAAGTTTCTAGTTAGAGTTATGAGTTTGCAACATATGTATGAGTGATTGGTACGTTTAGTGGAGTTTTTCTAATGGTTTGGTGCTATCgtataaacaatatatttctaTAGCATGCACTCTTGAAAGaatgtattaatatactttttattttgttaatctactttaaatattattagttttatattacTAAAAACCTCAACTGATTCTCTGTAATATTTAGtgaagattttattattttgttttgcattgaattttttttattcagaaCAAATACACGTAGTTCATCACTACCATCACATAATATTTTTGACAAAGCATATTAAGGACAATGAGTAAGCGAATGTacttttgatgattttttacTTCATGGACATCAATAGTCatcatttcttcttttttttttccaccaTGCCATTTTTTCATATCTCCCCATCTTCTTCTATTGGAGACTGTACTGTATGTCCCATCGGTCACTCGGCCACAGCCAATCCTCAGGCCCATCAGACAAGGTTGGAAAAACTCGTGTATAAAACACCATCGGTCGAACGGCCAGGTAAATAAATTGTGGACCATTGGTCAATCGATTCTACGAACGAACCACATAACCTCGTTAAGAGACCAGCGGTCGAACGGCCTGGTGAATAAATTGTAGGACCATCGGTCAAACGGTTATACAAATAAGTCACGGTACCGCCAGAAGCAATTGGTTGATCGGTCTCAAAAGCCAACCACGTCCAGGCCCATCGGTCAATCGGTAACACATAAACGAGTGACATTCTGATCCCCAACGGGACATCGATCGATCGGCCTCGCACGAACAGCACATTAACCTAATAAAGGACAATCACTTGATCAACCATTGGGTCGGTCGGTCGATCAGTATCTTGATTCGCGTAATCCTTTACATGCGTCTGTCGGTTGATCAGCCATATGCGAATCGTTCACTTGTTAAAAACAAAGTATAACTAACCCAGTCAAGCGGCCATCGATCGCACGGTCAAACAACCAGTCAATCGGGTTAATTAACCTTAAACGAGTCAGTAATCTTGATTAAAGGATCATTGGACCGcgattaaggaaccctaatcTCAGGCCCACaccgaaaactataaatagggcccaaaggtaggttggtgagcatcttaaattcgcatttattacagcagTTACATTGATACACCGATCGGTTCTTTACTGACTTACACATCGGAACCCTTTAGACAAGTACCCCGATCGTCATCCCAGTCGATCGAGCTAAGGAGTGGATTTTCTTGGAGAAGTTATCGTTACAGTGGGAAGTGGAGTAAGCCTGAAGAAGTTCTTTAGTAGGTTCTTGGTCCCTATACCCGAAACAGAAACTTTACCTTTCTATGAATGTAAGACAAATTTTCCTTCTTTGTTATGTGTATTTACATCAATTATGATCATACGTCATAATtgaattcatttaaaataatgtCAATGTTAAAGACACCTTCATATTGAACTAACTCTAAAATTGGTTTGTCTGATATCTCTCCACCTAAGATTTCCaagaattcataaaaaaaaaaaaaaagctaagcTCTAGTGCCAAATTTAAAAACAGAATTCATTCATgatttttttgtaaatgaaaACTCTATTCTTAGAGATTTTCCTCTTATCAATCAAGACtaaattaagaattttttttatcacataatATTTTGTAGAACTATACAAACCtataatttaagtaataaaatattcatctcAATAGTGAAATCCCATTAGAAAATGTGTGATGTTCAATGAGAACCAATTCTGGAATTATGAAGCAAACAAAGTTGAACAACAACTACAAATTGATTTTGATGGTAGCAAATGATTTTAATGAATGGAGACAACAACCACCAACAAATTGTATAAATTGGATGAGAAGAAGTTTGTTTAAGATAATTTGTATCGACGCAAGTTCAACATgtttcattataataaaatttaactcatataaattgaaaatattatattaaatataaataaaaaagttgagtaataaataagaaaaagaaactataaataatataagaaaagttacaaaaatataaccttattttgaaattttccgTTTTTATATATCTACTGTAGATGAATTGTTTGTTGTTTAGTAGGTAtgataagaaaacaaaaattatattggTGTGCAACGTGCAATGATCTAGATTGCTTTTTTTTATGTCTTTCAATTTTGAATGTTATTTTCTATCTTTCTAATCACAGTTTGTTTTGACAGcaaccaaatttaatttgacATACCCTACGAACGGTTAGGCCCACgcatttacttttatttttatagaaggACCATCAACTATTTAATGCTTCAGCCGCAGTTGGCGGATACCTTGAATAATGCATCGGATCAcgatctttatttttttttaaatatatttttctctgtctcttaattttctcaataaattttaaaattagtctatcttaaaattttgaactaatttagtcttttatctttttaaatacgtgaatttagttcttttaatcaaattttgttaggtttatttaatgtttttcatgcatttcaggattgtatttgagttgtttatactctttgatacatttttactttaatgctacgtcaaatactattatgaaatgcgcttgaaatgttaaataaacttaaacatTAAAATGCCTAAATCCACGTATCTCGAatgatgaaaaactaaattgatctaaagtttcgaaatagactaattttaaaatttactaaaagttaagggatcaaaatcatatttaaccttttttttatgcaaGAGATACAttgtctgttttttttttctatttaaacatttttaaactataaaatatcatttttaatgtttataaaatatagttatttttatttttattttcaatatttgtaatctctaatacttaatttaaaatatatatatatataatacattttatataaattaaaaattatattgaagtaTAGCATATAATATCAAAACACATATTTATCAACATAAAAGTAACTAGTGTTCTAatattaaagaacaaaaatatgaatttttaatttttaatttttaaagaatacaaaatCGCAATTCAAGTTTTACATCGGAAAACATAATTGtgtcttttttttattcctttaatAATAGACAAACTTTTTATGATGATTATAGACCTAGTGTATTTAGTTGAGATGTTACCAGAAGTTTGCatcatacaaaattttaaatacagtAGAACTGTAAAAGTTTAAAGTTTTCAACGGTCGTAATTTGTCAATACAATTATAAGaacatttattttgattttcaattttttccattttgtttTATACCTCACGTGAAGAAAGTTACAAGGAAATGGATAAACAGATATAAGTTTGGAAAATATAGTAGAAGTGGAAAGTGACAATCCTTAAGAAGAATTGcgaaattttgataaaattattcatttggaTTTAAGCTCAATTTGAAtagtatatataataatgagataatactaaattaatttgattctcaaacataaaatttgatttattgatattatatttaagtaaatcataaaattaaaaaaaaaatgtagggTATGTTTCAAACAAACAATATGAATCTAAATGTGATGTGACATggaacaaattattatttattagtttcgTTTATAACGACTGATGTAGATATTTGAATTTAGAACATCATATAAACCACTCAAAATGTTTTATGTTGACATCAGATGTCACtgttacttttaaattaaaaatttatactttattcatttcgaaataaaaattcattgtaaattattaacttaaaacattaaagaaaacaatttattattagtCTCAATAAAAG
Encoded here:
- the LOC114196256 gene encoding cytochrome b5: MASDRKIHTFAEVANHNKTKDCWLVISGKVYDVTPFMEEHPGGDEVLLSATGKDATNDFEDVGHSDTARDMMAKYYIGEIDSSTVPLKRTYAPPQQVLYSSDKTSDVVIKILQFLVPLLILGLAFVVRHYTKKE